A genome region from Rhodohalobacter sp. SW132 includes the following:
- a CDS encoding APC family permease, producing MKEELQRSVKTPGAILMGLGSIIGTGIFVSIAIATQVAGNGIMISIVIAALLATLNGLSSAQLAAAHPVSGGTYEYGNRFLGSYFGFTAGWMFLIAKSASAATAVLGCAGYLFYAFGFGGSHLFLVGCGLLILLAMTALVSGGISRSNFANKVIVTITLLGLAVLVTAGFFANGFPVEPIQLAFTDTSGSAILYGAALMFVAYTGYGRIATLGEEVAEPEKTIPKAIISAMILIVLIYLAVSLTALQVMGAESFGQTVEGEAAPLMMVAQALSLPFIGPIITCAAITAMLGVLLNLLLGLSRVMLGMARRNDLPHGLATINRKTQSPSAAVWATGGIIALLVLSGDVVFTWSFSAFTVLIYYSITNLSAFVMPAELRLYPRFIPAAGLFGCLFLAFWIEPRIWLSGLALIVIGIVWHTVALKFRSDQSS from the coding sequence TTGAAGGAAGAACTACAACGATCCGTAAAAACACCCGGAGCCATTCTGATGGGGCTCGGATCCATTATTGGAACAGGAATATTTGTCAGCATTGCCATTGCCACACAGGTTGCAGGCAACGGCATTATGATTTCAATTGTCATCGCTGCCCTTCTTGCAACACTCAACGGATTGAGCAGCGCACAGCTTGCGGCAGCCCACCCCGTCAGCGGCGGAACCTATGAATATGGCAACCGGTTTTTAGGTTCCTATTTTGGATTTACTGCCGGCTGGATGTTTTTGATCGCCAAATCTGCATCTGCTGCAACAGCTGTACTGGGTTGCGCCGGGTATCTTTTTTATGCATTTGGATTCGGTGGAAGCCACCTGTTTCTTGTGGGATGCGGATTGTTGATACTCCTCGCCATGACCGCATTGGTTTCCGGCGGGATCAGCCGCAGTAATTTTGCAAATAAAGTGATTGTGACGATCACGCTGCTTGGACTTGCTGTTCTGGTAACAGCCGGTTTTTTTGCCAACGGCTTCCCTGTCGAGCCGATACAACTTGCCTTCACAGATACTTCCGGTTCCGCTATTCTCTACGGTGCGGCCCTGATGTTTGTAGCCTACACCGGATATGGACGTATTGCCACACTTGGAGAAGAGGTCGCCGAACCTGAAAAAACCATACCGAAAGCGATTATATCTGCGATGATATTAATCGTGCTGATTTATCTCGCAGTTTCACTTACCGCTCTGCAGGTGATGGGCGCCGAATCGTTTGGCCAGACCGTTGAGGGTGAAGCGGCACCACTTATGATGGTCGCCCAGGCTCTGAGCCTTCCTTTTATCGGGCCGATCATTACCTGCGCCGCGATCACGGCCATGCTGGGAGTTCTGCTCAACCTGCTGCTTGGACTCTCCCGTGTGATGCTGGGCATGGCGCGCCGCAATGATCTTCCCCACGGACTCGCCACCATCAACCGTAAAACGCAAAGTCCATCCGCCGCTGTTTGGGCTACAGGCGGTATCATCGCACTGCTGGTTCTGAGCGGTGATGTGGTCTTCACATGGTCATTCAGTGCGTTTACAGTTCTCATTTATTATTCCATCACAAATCTTTCCGCTTTTGTGATGCCGGCCGAACTTCGTCTCTATCCGAGATTTATTCCTGCTGCCGGACTCTTCGGCTGCCTGTTCCTGGCGTTCTGGATTGAACCCCGCATCTGGCTAAGCGGACTCGCACTGATCGTAATCGGAATTGTATGGCATACGGTTGCGTTAAAGTTCAGAAGTGATCAATCATCCTGA
- the mraZ gene encoding division/cell wall cluster transcriptional repressor MraZ encodes MPSFKGEFEHSVDNKGRVAFPAKLRKAVSPSANEQFTILRGMEPCLYLYPGDEWEKVEEKLSRISSFSKRGRTVKRNFLRYAEDLTLDKQNRIPIPSHLKEFAGIDGTAIFLGNGEMIEIWSPEKLEEIDSNLSMDDYEDMFEQVMGDEDFGED; translated from the coding sequence GTGCCTAGTTTTAAAGGGGAATTTGAACATAGTGTAGACAATAAAGGCCGAGTAGCCTTCCCTGCCAAACTACGCAAAGCTGTCAGCCCATCCGCGAACGAACAGTTCACAATCCTGCGCGGAATGGAACCCTGCCTCTATCTCTACCCCGGAGATGAGTGGGAAAAAGTTGAAGAGAAACTCTCCAGAATCAGCAGCTTCAGCAAACGCGGGCGTACCGTCAAGAGAAACTTCCTACGCTACGCCGAAGACCTCACTCTCGATAAGCAAAACCGAATTCCGATCCCCTCCCACCTCAAAGAATTTGCAGGAATTGACGGTACAGCTATTTTTCTTGGAAATGGTGAGATGATCGAAATATGGTCACCCGAAAAACTTGAAGAGATCGACTCTAACCTGAGCATGGACGATTATGAAGATATGTTCGAGCAGGTAATGGGCGATGAAGATTTCGGGGAGGATTAA
- the rsmH gene encoding 16S rRNA (cytosine(1402)-N(4))-methyltransferase RsmH, with product MSAYIPHTPVLLKESVDYLVTDPDGIYIDATLGGGGHTAEILSRLSGKGRLFGLDQDAEAHKAAADRIGSDERFTPVSGNFGYLKTLIPPEHHGKITGILYDLGVSTHQIKEAERGFSFQNEGPLDMRMSELTGTSAHQVVNEYSYEKLRDIIFHYGEERFSREIAKEIISRRPLETTAELKDAVSSVVFGKHKVKSIARVFQGIRIEVNRELDVLKDTLNQAIELLAEDGRIVAISYHSLEDRIVKNFFKSGNESGKVEKDFYGNPLNPLKPLTRNIITPSDQEIKANPASRSAKLRVAEKIGGDQ from the coding sequence ATGTCCGCTTACATACCACACACCCCTGTACTTCTTAAAGAATCCGTGGATTACCTGGTCACAGATCCGGACGGCATCTATATCGATGCAACGCTGGGAGGCGGCGGTCACACGGCAGAAATCCTCTCGCGATTATCAGGTAAAGGCCGGCTTTTCGGTCTTGATCAGGATGCGGAAGCTCATAAAGCTGCGGCTGATAGAATCGGCAGTGATGAACGGTTCACTCCCGTATCCGGAAATTTCGGGTACCTGAAAACGCTGATTCCACCTGAACATCACGGAAAAATTACGGGAATCCTGTATGATCTGGGCGTCTCCACACATCAGATCAAAGAAGCAGAGCGCGGATTCAGCTTTCAGAATGAGGGGCCCCTCGATATGCGTATGAGTGAACTTACCGGTACTTCAGCCCACCAGGTAGTAAACGAATATAGCTACGAAAAGCTGCGGGATATTATTTTTCATTATGGTGAAGAGCGGTTCAGCCGGGAAATTGCAAAAGAAATTATCAGCCGGCGTCCGCTCGAAACTACCGCTGAACTTAAAGATGCCGTTTCAAGCGTGGTTTTTGGAAAACATAAGGTGAAATCAATTGCACGCGTTTTTCAGGGCATCCGGATTGAGGTTAACCGCGAGCTGGATGTATTAAAGGATACGCTTAATCAGGCAATTGAACTATTGGCTGAAGATGGACGAATTGTTGCCATCTCCTACCACTCACTGGAAGACCGGATTGTGAAAAACTTTTTTAAGAGCGGTAATGAATCGGGGAAAGTTGAGAAAGATTTTTATGGAAATCCCCTTAATCCGCTCAAACCGCTGACGCGAAATATCATCACACCCAGCGATCAGGAAATTAAAGCGAATCCCGCCTCCCGAAGTGCAAAGCTACGGGTCGCAGAAAAAATCGGAGGTGATCAATGA
- a CDS encoding penicillin-binding transpeptidase domain-containing protein, with protein sequence MSRMFILMGLIFLLPFAILVQIFRVNVMEGDGLRELWNSQAIDYIAIPAQRGNIYDANGSLLATNSAVYKIAVDPFAPGVTRDNLDMVGSVLSRHTGRQASYYRNKIRNAPSNSRYIVLERSISVQAYEDIRELGYRGVILEEEYRRNYNFETLSAHTLGYVNHNLDGMAGLEAKYNQTLKGEDGLQQVRRDRSNRIFAYVGAPRQQPRQGSSLHTTIDSYIQAIVEEELENGIQTTRAKQGTAIVMDPKTGAVKAMANYPTFDPNTPAASDTENRRNYAVSDMFEPGSTFKLVTAIAAVEQGVVDFDEIFETPENGRIQIHGQWMRDHDPLGDLTFKQAIAKSSNIATSELAMRIQPERYYQYARNLGFGTPTNIDLHNEVGGRLQKPFEWSGVTLPWMSIGYEVQATPLQIVQAYAAFANGGKMMKPFVVSHLTDEFGNVKERTRPSLVRRIAKEETIQKLMPVFEEVVTDSGTANWASVEGLRIAGKTGTAQKYIGGRYTTSYRASFAGFFPVEDPSYVILVLLDEPRTSFYGGFTAGSVFREITKRIAGLDDSINRSISPGDQLAEENRIFIPQLVGHTEAGAESILKGTGIRYRTSGSGPFVVDQQPSAAEAIADNVVVKLTLGDIQDGESPDGFVKIPDLREMNMRKAASVIRGLGLEIEMIGSGTIYNQFPLAGELMREGRTVTVRGRARSMQNVTLTAAQ encoded by the coding sequence ATGAGCCGAATGTTTATTCTGATGGGGCTGATTTTTCTGCTCCCGTTCGCCATTCTTGTGCAAATTTTTCGCGTGAATGTTATGGAGGGGGATGGCCTGAGAGAACTTTGGAATTCACAGGCGATCGACTACATTGCCATTCCGGCCCAGAGAGGAAATATTTACGATGCAAACGGCTCCCTCCTGGCGACCAATTCTGCCGTCTATAAAATTGCGGTTGATCCCTTCGCTCCCGGCGTTACTCGTGATAATCTCGATATGGTTGGATCAGTTCTGAGCCGTCACACTGGCAGACAAGCTTCTTATTACCGAAATAAAATCCGTAATGCGCCCTCCAACTCCCGCTACATAGTACTGGAGAGAAGTATTTCCGTTCAGGCGTATGAAGATATCCGCGAACTGGGATATCGCGGCGTGATTCTTGAAGAAGAGTATCGCCGAAATTACAATTTTGAGACCCTTTCTGCCCATACCCTCGGATATGTAAACCATAACCTGGATGGAATGGCCGGTTTAGAGGCAAAATACAATCAAACTTTGAAAGGTGAAGACGGACTTCAGCAGGTGCGCCGAGATCGGTCCAACCGGATTTTCGCCTACGTTGGTGCCCCGAGACAACAGCCCCGTCAGGGATCTTCGCTGCATACCACAATAGATTCCTACATTCAGGCAATTGTGGAAGAAGAGCTCGAAAACGGAATTCAAACCACTCGCGCAAAGCAAGGCACAGCAATTGTAATGGATCCTAAAACGGGCGCTGTGAAAGCGATGGCAAATTACCCGACCTTCGATCCCAATACACCCGCAGCCAGTGATACCGAAAATCGTCGGAATTATGCTGTTTCTGATATGTTTGAGCCAGGTTCAACCTTTAAACTGGTTACAGCAATTGCGGCAGTTGAACAGGGTGTGGTAGATTTTGATGAAATTTTTGAAACACCGGAAAACGGACGGATTCAGATTCACGGTCAATGGATGCGGGATCACGATCCTCTTGGTGATTTAACGTTCAAACAGGCGATCGCAAAATCATCAAACATTGCCACTTCCGAGCTGGCGATGCGTATTCAGCCCGAGCGTTATTACCAGTATGCACGGAATCTTGGTTTTGGCACCCCAACAAATATAGATCTCCACAACGAAGTTGGAGGACGACTTCAAAAACCGTTTGAATGGAGCGGTGTTACGCTCCCCTGGATGTCAATTGGGTATGAAGTGCAGGCCACACCGCTGCAAATTGTCCAGGCTTATGCCGCATTTGCGAATGGAGGAAAGATGATGAAGCCGTTTGTGGTCAGCCACCTTACGGATGAATTTGGAAATGTAAAAGAGCGAACCCGCCCTTCCCTCGTGCGGCGCATCGCTAAAGAAGAGACCATTCAAAAATTAATGCCGGTATTTGAAGAGGTTGTTACCGATTCAGGAACCGCAAACTGGGCGTCCGTTGAAGGGCTTCGCATTGCCGGTAAAACAGGTACGGCACAGAAGTATATTGGCGGCCGGTATACAACAAGTTACCGCGCATCCTTTGCAGGTTTTTTCCCGGTGGAAGATCCATCCTATGTAATTCTTGTACTGCTGGATGAACCGCGCACCAGTTTTTATGGCGGTTTTACAGCCGGATCGGTATTCCGTGAAATCACAAAGCGAATCGCTGGCCTGGATGACTCCATCAACCGAAGTATATCACCCGGCGACCAGCTTGCAGAGGAGAACCGTATTTTTATTCCGCAGCTTGTCGGTCATACCGAAGCGGGGGCAGAATCCATTTTAAAAGGTACGGGAATCCGATACAGAACATCCGGCAGCGGTCCTTTCGTAGTGGATCAGCAGCCATCAGCCGCTGAAGCAATAGCTGACAATGTGGTTGTAAAATTGACTCTTGGTGATATCCAGGATGGTGAATCACCGGATGGCTTTGTGAAAATTCCCGATTTACGGGAAATGAATATGAGAAAAGCCGCCTCCGTCATACGAGGGCTTGGACTCGAAATTGAGATGATCGGCTCCGGAACCATCTATAACCAATTTCCTTTGGCAGGCGAGCTGATGCGCGAAGGACGAACCGTCACCGTTCGCGGGAGAGCACGGTCTATGCAAAATGTAACCCTAACAGCAGCCCAGTAA
- a CDS encoding UDP-N-acetylmuramoyl-L-alanyl-D-glutamate--2,6-diaminopimelate ligase, with product MTFKELIIFCDPSTVLGSAPDEIGMLCQDSRKVSPGDIFIAIKGLTSDGHKFIDAAVENGASVVISEKPLKNIGNTAVIVVDDTRALVSPLAQKLMGNPAEKLTITGVTGTNGKTTVATLIWQALTELGQPASLLGTVEKRFNKRKGESALTTADPIEIARDMKRMVDIGSKFLVMEVSSHALEQQRTSGIPFYVSIFTNLSHDHLDYHGSMEKYAAAKKKLFDQMNPDGWAIANVDDPRGEWITSDTAARVLGISFEKHSTVHANIVRADTKGTQIDIEDLQLRTPLIGIFNAYNAVQALLACTALGFDGNHIADVLSHCPGAAGRMERVNRTKKLEQEPVVIVDYAHTPDALKNVSRTLSELKKTNQNLVIVFGCGGDRDKAKRPEMAKIAETYGDRIVVTSDNPRTEKPEAIIKDILKGFNSDTEVYSNLDRKETIRKVISEASINDIILIAGKGHETYQEINGVRNHFDDREIARKALAERASGPSENTGGN from the coding sequence ATGACTTTTAAAGAGCTTATCATCTTTTGTGATCCATCTACCGTGCTGGGCAGCGCCCCGGATGAAATTGGAATGCTCTGCCAGGATTCAAGGAAAGTCTCGCCCGGCGATATATTTATCGCCATTAAAGGATTGACGTCCGACGGACACAAGTTTATTGACGCCGCAGTAGAAAACGGGGCCTCGGTTGTAATCAGTGAAAAACCCTTAAAAAATATTGGGAACACTGCCGTTATTGTGGTGGATGACACCCGTGCCCTGGTTAGCCCTCTTGCTCAGAAACTGATGGGTAACCCGGCCGAAAAACTGACGATCACCGGTGTTACCGGCACAAACGGCAAAACCACCGTTGCCACCCTGATCTGGCAGGCGCTCACAGAGCTGGGTCAGCCTGCCTCTTTGCTTGGCACTGTAGAAAAAAGATTTAATAAGAGAAAAGGTGAAAGCGCACTTACAACTGCCGATCCGATCGAAATCGCCCGCGATATGAAACGGATGGTAGATATCGGCAGTAAATTTCTTGTGATGGAAGTCTCCTCACATGCACTGGAACAGCAGCGAACAAGCGGAATTCCATTTTACGTCTCCATCTTTACCAATCTGAGCCATGACCATCTTGATTACCACGGCTCCATGGAAAAGTACGCCGCTGCGAAGAAAAAACTATTTGACCAGATGAACCCCGATGGCTGGGCGATTGCAAATGTTGATGATCCCCGGGGCGAATGGATTACAAGTGATACCGCAGCCCGTGTGCTTGGCATATCCTTCGAAAAACATTCTACTGTTCATGCCAATATTGTCCGGGCTGATACCAAAGGAACGCAAATTGATATTGAAGATCTCCAGCTCAGAACCCCGCTGATCGGCATTTTTAACGCATACAATGCTGTTCAGGCACTGCTGGCCTGCACTGCACTCGGATTTGATGGAAATCACATCGCGGACGTACTGTCTCATTGCCCCGGTGCTGCCGGACGTATGGAACGCGTAAACCGCACGAAAAAACTGGAACAAGAACCCGTTGTGATTGTGGATTACGCCCACACGCCCGACGCACTGAAAAATGTGAGCCGTACGCTGTCTGAACTGAAAAAAACCAATCAAAACCTGGTTATCGTATTCGGCTGCGGCGGGGACAGAGACAAAGCCAAGCGCCCGGAGATGGCGAAGATTGCAGAAACATACGGTGACCGAATCGTGGTAACCTCAGATAACCCGCGTACTGAAAAGCCTGAGGCGATCATTAAAGATATTTTAAAGGGATTTAATTCAGATACTGAAGTGTACAGCAATCTGGATCGCAAAGAGACCATCCGAAAAGTCATTTCTGAAGCATCAATCAATGACATTATTCTGATCGCCGGAAAAGGCCACGAAACCTACCAGGAGATCAATGGGGTTCGGAACCATTTTGACGACCGAGAAATTGCCAGGAAAGCCCTTGCTGAACGTGCATCAGGTCCGTCTGAAAATACCGGAGGGAACTGA
- the mraY gene encoding phospho-N-acetylmuramoyl-pentapeptide-transferase, which produces MLYELINWLNQLYNPPGFGAFDFITTRTAFAAATALIISLLIGKKIIEWLERMQLREVIRDDIGLDAHLKKGKTPTMGGVIIILATVIPALLWMRMDSIYTWMIVFVMLVLGGVGFIDDYIKVVKKDKSGLHGWFKIAGQITVGLIIGALLYWWPAFQEFNTLSTVPFLKNVNIDYAFLGETLGWLIYIPVVIFVITAVSNAVNLTDGLDGLATGTTAIAGVILGIFAYVSGRVDFSNFLDIMYLPGSGELTIFAASLVGACLGFLWYNTHPAQVFMGDTGSLAIGGALGALALMIHKELLLPIICGIFFVETLSVIIQTSYFKYTKWRYGKGRRVFLMTPIHHHFEKKGWPESKIVVRFWIIAVLLGIISLLTLKLR; this is translated from the coding sequence ATGTTATACGAACTGATAAACTGGCTCAACCAGCTCTATAACCCACCCGGATTCGGAGCTTTTGATTTCATCACCACCCGGACTGCGTTTGCAGCAGCGACCGCACTGATCATCAGTCTTCTGATTGGGAAAAAAATTATCGAGTGGCTGGAACGGATGCAGCTCAGAGAAGTCATCCGCGATGATATCGGGCTGGATGCCCATCTTAAAAAAGGTAAAACTCCCACCATGGGCGGCGTAATTATCATTCTGGCAACCGTAATCCCCGCCCTGCTCTGGATGCGGATGGATAGTATCTATACCTGGATGATCGTTTTTGTGATGCTGGTTCTTGGTGGAGTCGGATTTATTGATGACTACATTAAAGTAGTTAAAAAAGACAAATCGGGCCTTCACGGATGGTTTAAAATTGCGGGTCAGATTACAGTCGGGCTTATCATCGGCGCCCTGCTCTATTGGTGGCCGGCATTCCAGGAGTTTAATACTTTATCTACCGTACCCTTTCTGAAAAATGTAAATATCGACTATGCCTTTCTGGGAGAAACGCTTGGCTGGCTGATCTACATCCCGGTTGTAATTTTTGTGATTACTGCTGTAAGCAACGCCGTGAATCTAACCGACGGCCTCGATGGACTTGCAACCGGCACGACCGCTATAGCCGGTGTGATTCTCGGAATTTTCGCCTACGTATCGGGACGGGTAGACTTTTCGAACTTCCTGGATATCATGTACCTGCCTGGTTCTGGTGAACTTACCATTTTTGCAGCTTCACTTGTTGGAGCCTGCCTTGGATTTTTATGGTATAACACCCACCCTGCGCAGGTTTTTATGGGCGACACCGGTTCTCTTGCAATCGGCGGTGCTCTTGGTGCGCTTGCCCTGATGATTCATAAAGAACTCCTGCTGCCAATAATTTGCGGAATCTTTTTTGTAGAAACGCTTTCTGTCATCATCCAAACCTCTTATTTCAAATACACAAAATGGCGGTATGGCAAAGGCAGACGTGTTTTTCTGATGACACCCATCCACCACCACTTTGAGAAAAAAGGATGGCCGGAATCAAAAATTGTGGTCCGTTTCTGGATTATTGCAGTACTGCTTGGAATTATCAGCCTTTTAACCCTGAAACTGCGATGA
- the murD gene encoding UDP-N-acetylmuramoyl-L-alanine--D-glutamate ligase, producing MKDLKNRHIVVAGGARSGVAAALLLKRQGADVFLSDAGVIAEPMAERLRAEEIPFEQDGHTSRAEEGEFLIISPGIPTTAPIAQSYLNAGKKIYSEVELASWFNNGRTVAVTGSNGKTTVVNWLSHIWKTAGKPHYTAGNIGTAYSEVSGEPNPVKDTLLEISSFQLDHIESFRPNISMILNITPDHLDRYHNNFDLYAQSKFRITENQTADDWFIYDADDPVLAKFSHQLSQKETAPRMLAFSVEREVEQGIYLDGGQLILTFNQKKETFMDMNNVGLPGKHNLKNGMAAALAARACEIKNNLIRESIRSFEGVEHRLEPVRELDGVRYINDSKATNVNAVWYALDSYDMPVVLILGGRDKGNNYRELESQLREKVHTVIAMGEAREAIQSQLSSLVPNLVEANSMKEAVKLASKSAKRGEVVLLSPACSSFDMFENYEDRGRIFKQAVLDL from the coding sequence ATGAAAGATCTGAAGAACAGACATATCGTTGTTGCAGGAGGCGCCCGAAGTGGTGTTGCTGCCGCACTTTTACTCAAAAGGCAGGGAGCTGATGTGTTTCTGTCGGATGCCGGAGTTATCGCTGAACCGATGGCTGAGCGTCTTCGTGCGGAAGAGATTCCGTTTGAGCAGGACGGGCATACAAGCCGCGCCGAAGAGGGCGAATTTCTGATCATCAGCCCGGGAATTCCCACCACAGCACCGATTGCCCAAAGCTACCTGAATGCCGGAAAAAAAATCTATTCGGAGGTAGAACTTGCGAGCTGGTTCAACAACGGGCGAACGGTGGCGGTGACCGGCAGCAACGGAAAAACGACGGTTGTGAACTGGCTGTCACACATTTGGAAAACAGCAGGCAAGCCGCATTACACGGCCGGTAACATCGGTACCGCATACAGTGAAGTGAGCGGTGAACCGAACCCTGTAAAAGACACACTGCTCGAAATCAGCAGTTTTCAGCTGGATCATATTGAATCGTTCCGGCCAAATATCAGCATGATTTTAAATATCACACCGGATCACCTGGACCGGTATCACAACAATTTTGATTTATACGCACAATCTAAATTCAGAATCACAGAAAATCAGACAGCCGACGACTGGTTCATCTACGATGCAGATGACCCGGTTTTGGCAAAGTTTTCTCATCAGTTATCACAAAAAGAAACCGCGCCCCGGATGCTGGCATTCTCAGTTGAAAGGGAAGTTGAACAGGGTATTTACCTGGATGGCGGGCAACTCATTCTAACGTTTAATCAAAAAAAAGAAACGTTTATGGATATGAATAACGTCGGGCTACCCGGCAAACACAATCTGAAAAATGGAATGGCGGCAGCACTTGCAGCCCGTGCCTGCGAAATCAAAAACAACCTGATCCGGGAGAGTATTCGATCTTTCGAAGGTGTGGAGCACCGCCTGGAACCGGTGCGCGAGCTGGATGGCGTTCGGTATATCAACGACAGCAAAGCGACCAACGTGAACGCGGTCTGGTATGCGCTGGACAGCTATGACATGCCTGTTGTACTGATCCTGGGCGGACGGGATAAAGGAAATAACTACCGGGAACTGGAATCCCAGCTCCGTGAGAAAGTTCACACCGTCATAGCAATGGGTGAAGCCAGAGAGGCGATTCAGTCGCAACTCAGCTCATTGGTGCCAAACCTGGTAGAAGCAAATTCGATGAAGGAGGCTGTAAAACTTGCAAGTAAAAGTGCAAAACGCGGAGAAGTAGTGCTGCTGAGCCCGGCATGTTCTTCCTTTGATATGTTTGAAAATTATGAAGATCGCGGACGCATCTTTAAACAGGCTGTTTTAGACCTATAA
- a CDS encoding FtsW/RodA/SpoVE family cell cycle protein — protein MGTTPEEVETKGRKSDRVLLVSVILLMMFGSLAVYSSIAYFAQSHGTSAGSLVTGHIFKLGIAFFVMLIVSKIEYSNLAKLSRYAVIISWILLVAVMIYGDLVFGARRSLSVGGFSFQPSSFAAVALILHLAVLICKKQEYIKDFKNSFLPIMIWVSITCLLIAMEDFSSAALLMGICLCMMFVGRMSMLQLSSIILIGIIGGSALILSSAERQSRVMQYVGQITEIKNDRFESAAGYQAQQAHIAIAQGQLFGVGIGQSTQRDFLPAPYNDFIFAIIAEEYGMVGSLAIILIFGLILIRGIGHIARNARDLLGTLIALGATLMITLYGFVNAAVATGLFPVTGLPMPFISYGGTSMLFAGVMIGLLLNISKHSSSNEKKFYIG, from the coding sequence ATGGGCACCACGCCCGAAGAGGTGGAGACAAAAGGCCGCAAAAGCGATCGTGTGCTTCTTGTGTCTGTAATTCTGCTGATGATGTTCGGTTCACTGGCTGTCTATTCATCCATCGCTTACTTTGCCCAAAGCCACGGCACAAGTGCAGGCAGCCTGGTAACGGGACACATTTTCAAGCTCGGGATTGCTTTTTTTGTGATGCTGATCGTATCCAAAATTGAATACTCAAATCTTGCAAAACTCAGCCGGTATGCAGTGATTATCAGCTGGATTTTGCTTGTAGCCGTAATGATCTACGGTGACCTGGTATTCGGCGCGCGGCGTTCCCTTTCCGTTGGCGGATTTTCGTTTCAGCCCTCCTCTTTCGCCGCCGTGGCATTGATTCTTCACCTGGCCGTTCTGATTTGCAAAAAACAGGAGTATATCAAAGATTTTAAAAATTCGTTTTTGCCGATTATGATCTGGGTATCGATTACCTGTCTGCTCATCGCCATGGAGGATTTCAGCAGTGCCGCTTTACTGATGGGAATCTGCCTTTGTATGATGTTTGTGGGACGAATGAGTATGCTGCAGCTCTCATCCATAATTCTGATTGGTATAATCGGCGGATCGGCACTCATTTTGAGTTCCGCTGAACGTCAGAGCCGCGTGATGCAGTATGTAGGTCAGATTACAGAAATCAAAAACGATCGGTTTGAATCTGCGGCCGGATACCAGGCGCAGCAGGCGCATATTGCCATTGCACAAGGACAACTTTTTGGTGTGGGTATCGGGCAGAGCACGCAGCGCGATTTTCTTCCCGCTCCCTATAATGATTTTATTTTTGCCATTATCGCTGAAGAGTACGGTATGGTTGGCTCACTTGCTATCATCCTGATCTTCGGACTCATATTAATCCGTGGAATCGGGCATATCGCACGGAATGCACGCGACCTGCTGGGAACGTTAATTGCCCTCGGCGCCACGCTGATGATTACGCTTTACGGATTTGTAAACGCAGCCGTTGCAACGGGGCTTTTCCCGGTCACCGGCCTTCCCATGCCGTTTATCAGCTATGGCGGAACGAGTATGCTGTTTGCCGGCGTGATGATCGGCCTGCTACTGAACATTTCGAAACACAGCAGCTCGAACGAAAAGAAATTTTATATCGGGTAA